TGAGCAGGGCGACCGTGCGGATCCGACGATCGGACAGCCGCGCGGTCACGGGATCAACGTCCCCGGGTTGCACACGCCCTTCGGGTCCACGGCCTGTTTGACCGCGCGCAGCATCCGCACGCCCACCTCGCCGATCTCGGCCTCGAGGTAGGGCCTGTGGTCCACCCCGACCGCGTGATGGTGGGTGATGGTCCCCCCGGTGGCCACGATCGCCTCGGTCGCCGCCCGCTTGGCGTCGGTCCACTGCGCGACGGGGTCCTCGCCCCGCTGACCCGCCACCACCGTGAAGTAGAGCGACGCGCCGGTGGGATAGACGTGACTGATATGGCACATGACCAGTGCGGGCGTGCCACTGGCCTCGAGCGAGGTGGTCAGCGCCCCGGCGACGGCGTCCCGCAGCGCGGTCAGGTTCGACCAGTCGGTCGCGGTCTCCAGGGTCTCGACGAGCGCGCCGTTGTCGAGCAACGAGTCACGCAGGACGGGCGCGCCGAAGCGGCCGTGTTCCCACGCCTCGGCCGGGCCGGCACCCAGCGAGATGCCGCCGTGGGCCAGGAGCACCGCGCGGGTCTCGGCGTGTCGCGACCCGGCGTGCTCGGGCGTGCCCTCGAACAGCGTCAGGCACAGGCAGCCGCCGGCCTCACCGCCCGCACTGTCTCCACTGCCGCCACTGCCGCCGTCGCCGCCCGCACCCTCTGCGCCCACACCCTCCGCACCCACGCCCTCGGCCCGCTCCCCGATCGCCTCGGTGGCGGTGGCCAGGTTGACGGCCGTCTCCGCCTCATCCGACAACCGGATGACCGTGGGGCCCGCCCCCTGCTGCTCGACCGCGCGGAGTGCAGCGGCCCCGGTGGCGAAGTCGGGGAAGCGGAACGCCTCGTGTCGGACCGTCTCGGGCACCGGATGAATCCGCAGCCGCACCCGGGTGCACACCCCGAAGGCGCCCTCGGAACCCATCAGCCACTGCCGCAGGTCCGGTCCGGCGGCCGACGCGGGGGCCCGGCCGGCCTCGATCACGCCGACCGGGGTCACCACGGTCAACCCGCGGACCATCTCGTCAAAGCGCCCGTACCCGGCGGAGGCCTGTCCGGACGAACGGGTCATCGCGTAACCGCCCACGGTCGCGTACGGGAAGGACTGCGGGAAGTGCCCCAGCGAGAACCCGTGCTCGGCCAGCAGTTCCTCTGCCCGGGGGCCGGACAAGCCCGCCCCGAGGACCGCCTCGCCCGATTCGGGATCGATCGATTCGAGAGCGTCGAAGTGCACGAGGTCCACCGAGATCACGGCCCGGTGGCCGCCGGCGTCAGGAGTGAGGCCACCCACCACGGACGTGCCGCCACCGAACGGGACCATCGCGACCCCCTCGCGTCCGCACCAGTCCAGCAGGGCCGCCACTTCGTCGTCGTCCCGTGGTGCGACCACCGCGTCAGGGCAGTCCACCTGGGGCCTCAGCCGCCAGGACAGCAGATCGGGCGTCGACTTCCCCCTGGCGCGGAGCAGGCGCTGGGCGTCTGCGGTGGAGACGTTGCCCTCCCCCACGACGGCTGCGAGGGCCGACAGATCGGGACCGGTCAGGCGGGACGGGGAGGCCGTCACGGCGCCGGGATCGAAGTGCAGGCCGCTCTCGGCGGTCACCCCGAGCACGTCGCGCAGCAGGCCGCGGATGCCCTCACCCAGGTCCCTCGCCTCGGCCTCGGTGCCCCACCGGGACAGGGCCATGGGAGGCATCGGAAGGTTGTCAGCGGAGTTCATGTCGCTCATACTGGAACAGTAAACAGCAATCTGTTCCGTTTTCGACGATCTCCGCCCCGACGGGCACCGAACCCGCGAGAGATCGCCACAGGGCGCCGCGCGCCAGTCAGGAGCTCCGGTGACCTCGTCCGCCCCGGCACTGTCGACCGACCGCACCGCGGGCACCCGCGACCGCGCGCTCAAGGCCGCCCACACCTCGATACTCGAGATCGGGGCCACCCGCACCACGATGGTCGAGGTCGCCCGCCGATCCGGGGTAGGACGGACCACTCTCTACCGCCACTGGCCGGACATCACGGCGCTCTTCGCCGACCTGCTCACCCGCGAGCTCACCGCAGTCGTCGAGCGGGTCGACCCGGCGCTCCCCGACTCGGCTCTCCGCAACTCGGCGCTCCACGCCTCAGCGCTCCCCGACTCGGCGCCCGGCGACGCGGACGAGCTCGTGGAGCTGCTGTGCACCTTCGCGGACGAGGTGCGCGCCGATCCGCTGCTGGACGCGTTCCGGCGGCACGAGTCCGACATGCTCTCCGAGTACGTCTTCCACCGTCTCGGCACCTCACAGCGCCGGCTCATCGACGTCCTCCGCGGACTGCTCGCGCAGGCGATCGCGACCGATCCCAGGCTGGCGGGGCGCGACGCCGACCGGACCGCGACCATGCTCTTCCTCGCCGTCCAGGGGCTGGTCCTGTCCGCTCCGCTCGCCGACCCGCCGCTCGACCCGGCCACCTGGCGGACCGAACTGCACCTACTCATCAAGGGGTACCTCGGCCTATGACCGGTCACACCGCGCATGGCACCACTGCGCCCGCCACCACCGCGTTCGACAACAGCGCGTCCGCCAACAGTGCGTCCGCCAACAGCGTGTCCGTCCCCACCACCGCACTGTCCGCCGCCCGCCGGGCCGGCGAGCTCGCCGAACTGCGGGACCGCGACACCCCCGTAGATCTGGTCGTGATCGGCGGGGGCATCACCGGCGCCGGGATCGCGCTCGACGCCGCCTCCCGCGGGCTCGAGACCGTGCTTCTCGAGGCCCACGACCTGGCGTTCGGCACCAGCCGGTGGTCCTCCAAGCTCGCCCACGGCGGCCTGCGCTATCTGGCCACCGGCAACATCGGCATCGCGCGCCGCTCGGCCGTCGAGCGCGGGATCATGCTCGAACGCACCGCCCCCCATCTCGTGCGCCCGCTCGCCCAGGTCGTTCCGGTGTTCCGTGACACCCCCCCGCTGGGCGCGGTGCTCCCGGGGCTGGGGTTCCTCGCCGGCACCGTGCTGTCCCGCCTCGCCGGCACGCGGGCCGACAGGCTGCCCGGCGCGCGGATCCTGAGCGCGGGGAAGGTCGCACGGTACGTGCCCGGGGTCCGACGCCGCGGCCTGGAGTTCGGGCACCTCAACTGGGACTGCCAGCTGATCGACGACGCCCGCCTGGTCACCGCCGTGGCGCGGACAGCGGCCGGGCACGGCGCCCGCGTGATCACCCGGGCGCGCGTCCTGGAGGCCACCGGGACCCGGGTCACCGTCCGAGATGAATTCGGCGGAGGTGGCGGGGAGAGTAGTGACGACGACGAGTTCACGATCTCCGCGCGGGCCGTCGTGAGCGCCACCGGCGTCTGGGCCGGCCAGACCACACCCGGGGTGCGCGTGCGCCCCTCACGCGGCACGCACCTGGTCGTCAGGGCGGCCGCGTTGGGCGATCCCGTGGGCGCCCTCACCGTGCCCGTCCCGGGCGAGACCAACCGGTTCTGCTTTGCCCTCCCCGCCGAGTTCGGTCGGCTGCACGTGGGCCTGACCGACGTGGACGCCCCCGGACCGGTCCCGGACGTGCCTGAGGCCACCGAGGACGAGATCGACTTCCTGCTCGACGTGGTCAACCGGGCACTCGAGACCGGGCTGACCCGCGAGGACGTCCTGGGAACCTTTGCCGGCCTGCGCCCGCTGGTCGACTCCGGGGACGGCAACACCGCCGACCTCTCACGCGAGCACGCGGTGCTCACCTCGGACAACGGCCTCATCACCATCACCGGCGGCAAGCTCACCGAGTACCGGCTCATGGCCGAGCAGGCGGTCGACCTCGTCGTGGGGCGGACAGGGGTCGCCGCCGGGCCGTGTCGCACCGCCGATCTGCCGCTGATCGGCGCCCCGGGACATCCCGAGGTCGCTCGACCCACTCCTGTTTCGGGTGGTGGTCGGTTGCCGGCGTCACTGGTGGCGCGCTACGGACAGGAGGCCGCGGCCGTGGTGTCCGAGAGTCTGCTGGACCGGCCACTGGAGAAGGTGGCGGACGGACTCGACGTGACCCGCGCCGAGTTCTCCTACGCCGTCACCCACGAGGGCGCACTGACCGTCGGCGACATACTGGACCGCCGCAGCCGGATCGGGTTGGTGCACACCGACCGCGCGGCCGCCGAGCCCACCGCCCGGGAGGCACTCGCCGCATCCCCCGGATCCGCCACTCCCCCACCGGATCCGCTACCGCTGTAGGAGTAGCGGATCACGCGAGAGGACAGCGGATCCCCCGGGGGGACCACGGGGCTCAGGCGAGGGGCCGGGGCGCCTGGAACTCGGCCTCGAAACGCTCGAAGGAGAACGTGGCCAGCGCGCGAGCCCGGTCGAGGCCGAGTTCACGCACGGCGTCGGCGATGCGGGCGATATGGGGATCGCCCTCGTCGGCCCCGGAGGCGATCGCCACGCGCGCGCCCCCCAGTGGCCGGAACCGACCGCCCGCGACCTTGGCGCCGGCGCGGACCAGGACCGGCTTTCCGTCGAGGACCTGGATGCAATTCATCCCCAGGGAGTGGCGACCGGGGAGCGGCACTCCCAGGCGGGTGTCGAGCTTCAGGTCGATTCCACCGGCCCCCGAGGACCCGACGGCTCCCAGGCGGGCGTCGTCGAGAGCTCCACCGGCCGTCCCGACCATGTCGCCCTTCCACTTGGGAAAGCCCCAGAGTTCGTTGCCCGCCGCGAGGGTGAAATCCTGGTCCACCGGCAACTCGTGGATGTGCTGCTGCACCCCGGCTCCCGGGACCTTGACCTGGAATGCCAGCCCGACCTCGTGGTATCCACCCAGGACGTTGCCCGGGACGTCGTGGTACCGCACGTGGATCATCGTCACCGGTGTGCGGCCGCCCGGGAGCGACACCGGCTCGGCCCCTGCGGAATCGAGGATCGCGGACTGGGGGCCGGCGGCGATGAGCCGCCGGGCGACGGCCGTCCGCGACAGGAACGCGGCGCCCGAGATCGAGGCGGAGACGACGGGGACCGGGAACGTGATCTGGCGGCCTGCGACAACACGGGTGGTGGGAGAACTCATGCCCCGACGTTAGTCGCTGCAGTAACAGGTTTCATCACCTTTCGGGGCTAACGTCCCGGGTTTGTGCGGGGATAGACCAGGTAGAGACGGGCACTCGGTCCGCCCACGCGGCACCGACCGCGACGATGTCCACCCGGAGGCACACCATGGTGAAGGCATTCGCTGACTTCCTCGCACAGTTCGACTTCACCGTAGGCTCGTCCGCTGCGATCAACGGATTCATCTCCGGCTCCAACGCCGCGCTCGAGCAGTCCTTCGGATTCGACAGCTCGATCGGCCGACTCGCGGTGAGCAGCATCGGCTGGGTCGGCCCGGGCGAGCCCGTCACCTGATCCGGGTCCCCCGGCACCGGAGAACCCCCGGTCATCCTCTCGGGTGGTCGGGGTCCCTCGTGCGTCAGGTGGGTTCCGACAGATCCTCGGTCGGCAGGCCCGCCACCTGCGCACCCGACTTGCCCTTGTACCGCGGCCGCAGCAGGTTGGCCGGGGACAGGATGTCGTCGACCTCCTCCGCCGAGAGCAGGCCCATCTCCAGCACCACCTCGCGCACGCCACGACCCGAGCGCGCGCACTCACGACCCACCAGGTCACCGTTGTGGTGCCCGATGACCGGGTTGAGGTAGGTGACGATGCCGATCGAGTCCATGACGTTGCGGCGCGCCACCTCCACATTGGCGGTGATGCCCCGGACACACTTCTCGGTGAGGGTCTCGATCGCGGACGTGAGCAACGAGATCGACTCGAACATCGCCTGGGCGATCACGGGCTCCATCACGTTGAGCTGCAGCTGGCCCGCCTCCGCCGCCATCGTCACCGTGACGTCGTTGCCGATCACCTTGAAGCAGACCTGGTTGACCACCTCGGGGATCACCGGGTTCACCTTGGCCGGCATGATCGACGACCCCGCCTGGAGCTCCGGGAGGTTGATCTCGTTGAATCCCGCGCGCGGGCCGGAGGAGAGCAGACGCAGGTCGTTGCAGATCTTGGACACCTTGGACGCCGTCCGCTTGAGAGCGGCGTGGACGTTGACGTAGTCACCGGTGTCGCTGGTCGCCTCGATGAGGTTCATGGCCCCGGTGACCGGCAGACCGGTCACCGCACGCAGGTGGTCGACCACCGCGCGGCGGTAGTCGGGCGGCGTGTTGACCCCGGTGCCGATGGCCGTGGCGCCGAGATTCACGTCGAGCAGCATCCGGGCCGCCGCGCCGAGCACGTGGAGCTCCTCGTCGAGGGTCACCGCGAATCCACCGAACTCCTGGCCCATGGACATGGGGACGGCGTCCTGCAACTGCGTCCGGCCCATCTTGAGGACCTCGCGGAACTCCTCCGACTTGTCGTAGCAGGCCTCCCGCAACGCGACGATCGCCGGCTCGAGCCGCTCGAGCGAGTGCCACAGGGCGATCCGGAAACCGGTCGGGTAGGCGTCGTTGGTGGACTGCGAACGGTTGACGTCGTCGTTCGGACTGATGACGTCGTAGGCGCCCTTGGGGTGGCCGGTCCGCTCCAGCGCGAGGTTGGCCACCACCTCGTTGGTGTTCATGTTGACCGAGGTGCCGGCCCCGCCCTGGTAGACGCACGAGGGGAACTGGTCCATGCAGCGGCCGTCCCGCAGGATCTCGTCGCACGCGCCGACGATGGCCTCCGCCACGTCCGGGTCCAGGACTCCCATCTCGAGGTTCGCCAGCGCGGCGGCCTTCTTGACCATGACCATCCCGCGGACGAAGTCCGGGATGTCGCTGATGGTCTTCGAATCGATGGGGAAGTTCTCGACGGCCCGCACGGTGTGGATCCCGAAGTAGGCGTCAGCCGGGACCTCTTTCTCACCGAGCAGGTCTCTTTCCACACGGGTGTTGGTCATTCGTCCTCCGCTGGTCGGGTCGGCACGATCCACAGTAGACACGGCTCACGGTAACCGCGTGGGGTCACGGTTCGCGGGGATCCCCCGCGGCCGCGACACCTTGCCTAGGGTGTGGGCATGTCGCGCACGACGGCCTCCCGCCGCACCCGGGCCCTGACCACGGCGAAGGACCTTCTGCGACCACTGTCCCCCTCGGACGGTGTCCTGGGCAGCATCGTCGACAGGGGCCAGGTGCCCCTGCCACGCGGGACGTGGGCCGTCTTCGGGGTGGCGTTCGCGGGATTCGCGCTGCCGGTGATCGGGTTCGTCGAACTGGCCGAGCGGATCAGCTCCGGCGCCAAACTGCCCTTCGACCGGCCCGTCATGCTGTGGTTGCGTCGGCGGCACACCCCGCGCAACACGCGGATCGTCCGGGTGGTCACGGAACTCGGCGGGGTCACCGCCGTCCCGGTGTTCGCCCTCACCGCCGCCGGCTACCTCGCCTACGTGCGGGGGAGTCGACGACCGGCCGCGTTGCTCACCGTGTCCCTGGTCGGGTCCACCCTCATCAACTCGGTCCTCAAGCTCATGTACCGGCGGGCCCGACCCACCTTCTTCACCCACATCGTGGAGGAGAAGAGCTACTCGTTCCCCAGTGGACACGCCATGGCCAGTGCCGCGCTCGCGGGCTGCGCCTGCGTGCTCGCCTGGCCCACCGGCTGGCGGTACCCCGTGATCGCCGGGTCCGCCGCATATGTCCCCGCGGTCGGTGTGACCCGCATGTATCTCGGGGTGCATTTCCCCAGCGACGTCCTGGCCGGCTGGTGCGTGAGTCTGGCATGGGTGGGCGAGGTGGCCACGATCATGTGGCTCGTCGACCGTCTCGACGACCTACCTCCGTTGACCTCGCTCTCGGCGTCGCGATGAGCACGCCCGCCCGAGTCGAACTGCGCCACGGGGACATCACCCGACTGTCGGTGGATGCGGTGGTCAACGCCGCCAACAGTTCCCTGCTGGGAGGTGGCGGCGTGGACGGGGCGATCCACCGCGCGGGCGGGCCCGCCATCCTGCGGGAGTGCCGCGAACTGCGGGCCACCAGGTTCCCGGACGGGCTCCCCACCGGCCACGCGGTCGCGACCGGGGCCGGCGAACTGCCCGCCAGATGGGTGATCCACACCGTCGGCCCGGTGTACGGACGGACGCCCGACGGACCGCAGCGGCTGACCGACTGTTACAGCACCTGCCTCGCCGTGGCCGACGACCTCGGGGCCCGGACCGTGGCGTTCCCGCTCATCTCCGCCGGGGCCTACGGATGGCCGCGCGAGGACGCCGTCCGCACCGCGCTGGACACCCTGCACGGGGTGTCCACCGACGTGCGGACGGCGATCCTGGTGCTGTTCGACGCCGCCACCCTGCGACTGGCCGAGTCTCTTGTCGGCTGACGCGACCGCAGCGGCTGTCTCGCCGGCGGCCCCGGAGGTGATCCTGACCGAGGTCTTCGCCCCGTGGGCGGTTCTCACCGTCGCGTCGCTCCACCTCGGGCACCGGGTGGGCTCGCCTGCCTGGGGCGTGGCGACCGCCGCGGGCCTCGGGCTGGTGCCCCAGTCGGCGATCGCCTGGCGGGTGCGACGCAAAGCACTGTCCGATCACCACGTGACCCGGCGGGAGGACCGCCCGCTCGTGATCGCCGGCATCGCCGGGTCGGTGGCGACGCTGATGGTGGCGCAGCGCCGCCGGGGCGCGCCTGCAGAGCTGCGACGGATGACGAGAGCCGCGCTGGTGGCGTTGGGGGTCGCCGGGGCAGCCACCTGTCGTATCAAGGTCTCGTTCCACACCGCCGTGTTGGCAGGTGTCATCTCGGTGCTGGCCCGGGAGATCTCACCCGGTTACTGGCGACTCCTGGTCCTGGTACCGCCGGTGGCGTGGGCGCGGGTGCGGATCAGTCACCACACCCCGGTGGAGACGGCGCTGGGCGGAGCGATCGGGGTGGTCTGCGGCTACTGGGGCGGGGGGCACGTGGGCAGGCCCCCCCGAGACCCCGCCGGGGCCCTGAGCCCGACCTCCCCGCGGGAACCGTGGTGGGGGTTCCCGCGGGGCGTCGGCTAGACGACCTACGTCAGATCCGGTCGACCAGCAGCTTGGCGAAGGCGGCGGGGTCGGTGAGCGTGCCCCCCTCGGCGAGGACGGCCGCTCCCGAGAGCAACCGCGCGGTGTCGGCGAGTCCCGGTGCCGACGGGTCCTCGGCGTACTGCGTGCGCAGCCGCTCGACGAGTGGGTGCGAAGGGTTGAGTTCCAGGATCCGCTTGCTGACGGGCATCTCCATCCCCGAGGCCCGGTACATGGCCTCGAGCTGCGGGGTCATGTCGAACTCGTCACCCACCATGCAGGCCGCGGACTCGGTGAGCCGCTGCGACAGGCGCACCTGCTTGACCTCGTCGGACAGCTCCTCGCCCAACCACTCGAGCAGGCCGGTGAACTCGGCGGAATCCGCCTCGTCCTTCTTCTCGGCGGTGTCGGAGCCGATGCCGGACAGGTCCACGTCGCCCTTGGCCACCGACCGCAGGCGCCTACCGTCGACCTCGCCCACCGCGTCCACCCAGACCTCGTCGACCGGGTCGGTGAGCACCAGCACCTCGACACCTCGCGCTCGGAACGCCTCCAGGTGCGGGGAGTTCTCCACTGCTGCGCGGCTCGTGCCGGTCAGGTAGTAGATCTCCTCCTGCCCGTCGGCCATGCGGGAGATGTACTCGGCGATGGTGGTGCCCACCTCGTCGTCGTCGCCACCGGAGGCCTCTTCGGAAGCTGCGCGAGTGGACGCGAAGGTGCTGACGGCGAGGAGCTGATCGCGGGCGTCGACGTCGGAGATCAAGCCCTCCTTGAGGACCGCACCGAAGTTGGTCCAGAAGGCACGGAACTCCTGCGGCCGGTCGTTGCGGATCTGCTCGATGGTCTGCAGCACCCGCTTGACCAGGCGCTTGCGGATCGCACGGATCTGACGGTCCTGCTGCAGGATCTCGCGCGAGACGTTGAGCGAGAGGTCCTGGGCGTCGACGATGCCCTTGACGAAGCGCAGGAACGGCGGGACCAGCTCCTCGCAGTCGTCCATGATGAACACCCGACGGACGTAGAGCTGCACGCCGCGTTTGCTGTCCTGCGAGAAGAGGTCGAACGGCACCTGCGTGGGCAGGAACAGCAGCGCCTGGTATTCGAACGTGCCCTCGGCCTTGAGGGTGATGGTCTCCAGCGGCTCGTCCCAGGCGTGTGAGACGTGGCGGTAGAACTCCGCGTACTCCTCGTCCGTCACCTCGGAACGGGGCCGCGTCCACAGCGCCTTCTGGGAGTTGAGCGTGACGGTTTCGGTGAGGGTGCTCCCGGCGGAGGAGTCGTCTCCCTCGTCGCTGTCCCCCGTCGGCTCCGGAGCCGGGCGCTCGACCTCCGTGCGGATGGGCCAGGCGATGAAGTCCGAATAGGTACGCACCACCCGGCGCAAGGTGGACTCCGCGGCATAGTCGGGCAACGCCGCGTCCCCACCTGCGGGCTTGAGCTGCAGGATCACCGACGTGCCCTGCGGGGCGTCGGGGACCTCCTCGATCGTGTACGTGCCCTCGCCACCCGAGATCCAGCGCGTGCCCGCGGCCTCGCCGGCCTTGCGGGTGACCAGGGTGACCGTGTCGGCGACCATGAAGGTGGAGTAGAAACCGATACCGAACTGGCCGATGAGGTCCGCGGTGACCTGCTCGCTGGCCTCCCCCGACTCCTGCGCCGCACGGGCGGCCGCGAGGGCCTCCCGCATCTGACCGGTACCCGACTTGGCGAGCGTTCCGATGAGGTCCACGACCTCGTCACGGGACATCCCGATGCCGTTGTCGCGGATCGTCAGCGTGCGGGCCTGCTCGTCGGGGATCAACTCGATGTGCAGGTCCGAGGTGTCGACCCCCAGCGTGGAGTCCTGGAGTGCGGCCAACCGCAGCTTGTCCAGTGCGTCGGAGGAGTTGGAGATGACCTCTCGGAGGAAGGTGTCCGGGTTGGAGTAGATCGAGTGGATCATCAGATCCAGCAGCTGCCGGGTCTCGGCCTGGAACTCCCGGGTCTCGGCTGCACCGGAGGTCTGCGGGCTCATGGTGGCGGCGGTTCCTTTCTGGTGGACTGGCGGACGCGACCCGTGCGGGCGCGCCCGGTGCTGTGCGCGACGTGCTGTTCACGACGACACGATCAACCTACTGTGGGGCCCGGACATTCCTGAGGAGCCCCCGTGACTACGAATCCACTGCCCGACACCCACCTGGCCGTCCTCGACGCCGCCACCGCACTGTTCGGCCGCGCACTCGCCGGCGGGCTCGACGGCGACTGTGAAGCGTGCCCCGGCTGGACCCGCCGCGACTGCGCCAACCACGTCCTCGGTGGCGGGTTGCGGTACGCGGCCTACTTCCCGCGGCTGCCCGAGTCGGAGATCGCCTGGACCCGCACCACGGACCATGCCGGCGAGAAGCCGGTACCCGCGCTCTACCGCACATCCGCGGGTCTGCGGAAGGAACTGGCCGGGGCCCCCGACGCCGACGCGCCGGTCCCCCACCGCCTGGCCGAGATCCCCGTGCGGGACCTGCTCGCCCTGCGGGTCGTCGAACTGCTCGTCCACGCGCACGACCTCGACCCGTCGACCTGGGACTCACCCGAGGCGGAAGAACTGGCCGGGTGGTGCCTGGACCACGCCCGTGAGGTGCTGGAGCTGATGAGGTCCTTCGACGTCCTCGCAGAGGCCCGCGCGGTCCCTATCGGTGCGGACCCCCGCGCGCGACTCCTCGCGCTGTCCGGGCGGTAACCGCCGCCCGGGCCGCGACCCGTCGGCGGCCGGAACGTCGGAGGGGATTTTCTCGTGACTCCGGTCAGTGCGCGGACTAGCGTCGACCATGCGGAGGACGCCACGGCACGGGCCGGGGCACGCACGCGAGAGGATCCGCGATGACCATGCAGTCCAGCCCCTACATCTCCTTCCCCGGCAACGCGTCCGAGGCGTTCCCGTACTACCGCGACCTCTTCGGTGGTCGACTCGACCTGATGACCTACGACGCCATGCCGTCAATGGAGGGGTTCCCGTTCACCCCGCCGCCCGGGTCGGTCGCCCACGCGACGCTGGAGGCCCCGGGCATCACCCTGACCGGCGGCGACAACATGGGCGAGGACCTGCCCCAGCTCGCCAGTGAGGTCTACTCGTTCCTGCTCGCCTTCGACTCCACCGAGGACGCACACACCTTCATCGCGAAGGTCGCCGACGGCGGCGGCGAGATCGCGATGCCGTTCGAACCGGCTCCCTGGGGGGATCACTACGGTCAGGTCAGGGACCGGTTCGGCATCCGCTGGGACGTGATGGTCGACGGCTCGACCGGGTGATTTCGTGCTGACCTACCCGTGACCACCGTATCGATCACGTCCGCTTGTTACGGTTCAGCCATGGATATCTCCGGAGCAAGTGCAATCGTCACGGGCGGAGCGTCGGGCATCGGCGCGGCCGTCGTCCGTCAACTCGCCGCGCAGGGTGCGAAGGTGGTCGTCGCCGACCTCAACGCCGAGAAGGGCGAGGCCCTCGCGAACGAGGTGGGGGGCGTCTTCGTCGCCGTCGACGTGACCAAGACCGACCAGAACATCAAGGCCATCGAGGCCGCCCTCGAGCTCGGCCCGCTGCGCTACCTGGTCAACTCGGCCGGCATCGGCTGGGCCCAGCGCACGATCGGTCGTGACGGCGAGTTCTCGTCGGCCTTCGACATCGACTCGTTCCGCAAGGTCATCGACATCAACCTCATCGGCTCGTTCGACATGCTGCGACTGGCCGCCACGGCCATGTCCCGTGGCGAGGCCGACGACGACGGCCAGAAGGGCGCGATCGTCAACATGGCCTCCGTCGCCGCGTTCGACGGGCAGATCGGCCAGGCCGCGTACTCCGCGTCCAAGGGCGGCATCGTGGGCCTGACCCTGCCCGTGGCCCGTGATCTCTCGGCCGCAGGCATCCGCCTCAACACCGTGGCCCCCGGTCTCATCGACACCCCGATCTACGGCGAGGGCCCCGACTCGGAGGCGTTCAAGGCCAAGCTGGGCGAGAGCGTCCTGTTCCCCAAGCGTCTCGGCTCGGGCGACGAGCTGGCGTCGATGGTCATGGAGCTGCTCACCAACCCGTACATGAACGCGCAGACCGTGCGCGTCGACGGTGGTATCCGGATGCCACCGAAGTGACCCGGAGCTGTGGAGACCCGCCCCCGGGTCGCCACAGCAGAGAGGGGCCCCGCCGGATCGGATCCGGCGGGGCCCCTCTCGTCGCACTGGGTCTGGTCGTGTCTGGTCTGGACGTGCCAGGCCTGGTCGCGTCAGGCCTGGTCGTGTCAGGCCTTCGCGCGCTTCTTCTTCAATCGCCCCTCGAGGTAGACGGCGAGCTTGGTGAGCGTGTAGTTGATGATCACGAAGAGGATGCCGGCCACGATGTACGCGGGAACGGTGTTGGCGTAGGCGGAGCCCAGGGTCTTGGACCAGTTGAGCAGCTCCAGGTAGGTGATGCCGTAGCCGAGGGCCGAGTCCTTGAGGACGACGACGAGCTGGCCGACGAGCGCCGGGAGCATGGCCGTGAGGGCCTGGGGGAGCTGGATCGAGCGCAGCACCTGTCCCGGGGTGAGCCCCACCGCGAGTCCCGCCTCGGTCTGCCCCGAGGGCAATCCGTGGACTCCCGAACGGACGAGTTCCGCGATGACCGCACCGTTGTAGAGGGTGAGCGCGGTGACCACCGCGGCCAGCGGCGCGTGCTGGTTGGGGACGATGTTCGAGGTGGCGAAGTACCCGAAGTAGGCGAACACCATCATCAGCAGAACCGGGACCGAGCGGAAGAACTCCACGATCACACTGCAGAACCACCGCAGCGGGGCGAACGGCGAGAGCCGACCCATGCCGAAGAGCAG
This Dietzia psychralcaliphila DNA region includes the following protein-coding sequences:
- the htpG gene encoding molecular chaperone HtpG, coding for MSPQTSGAAETREFQAETRQLLDLMIHSIYSNPDTFLREVISNSSDALDKLRLAALQDSTLGVDTSDLHIELIPDEQARTLTIRDNGIGMSRDEVVDLIGTLAKSGTGQMREALAAARAAQESGEASEQVTADLIGQFGIGFYSTFMVADTVTLVTRKAGEAAGTRWISGGEGTYTIEEVPDAPQGTSVILQLKPAGGDAALPDYAAESTLRRVVRTYSDFIAWPIRTEVERPAPEPTGDSDEGDDSSAGSTLTETVTLNSQKALWTRPRSEVTDEEYAEFYRHVSHAWDEPLETITLKAEGTFEYQALLFLPTQVPFDLFSQDSKRGVQLYVRRVFIMDDCEELVPPFLRFVKGIVDAQDLSLNVSREILQQDRQIRAIRKRLVKRVLQTIEQIRNDRPQEFRAFWTNFGAVLKEGLISDVDARDQLLAVSTFASTRAASEEASGGDDDEVGTTIAEYISRMADGQEEIYYLTGTSRAAVENSPHLEAFRARGVEVLVLTDPVDEVWVDAVGEVDGRRLRSVAKGDVDLSGIGSDTAEKKDEADSAEFTGLLEWLGEELSDEVKQVRLSQRLTESAACMVGDEFDMTPQLEAMYRASGMEMPVSKRILELNPSHPLVERLRTQYAEDPSAPGLADTARLLSGAAVLAEGGTLTDPAAFAKLLVDRI
- a CDS encoding phosphatase PAP2 family protein → MSRTTASRRTRALTTAKDLLRPLSPSDGVLGSIVDRGQVPLPRGTWAVFGVAFAGFALPVIGFVELAERISSGAKLPFDRPVMLWLRRRHTPRNTRIVRVVTELGGVTAVPVFALTAAGYLAYVRGSRRPAALLTVSLVGSTLINSVLKLMYRRARPTFFTHIVEEKSYSFPSGHAMASAALAGCACVLAWPTGWRYPVIAGSAAYVPAVGVTRMYLGVHFPSDVLAGWCVSLAWVGEVATIMWLVDRLDDLPPLTSLSASR
- a CDS encoding VOC family protein; this encodes MTMQSSPYISFPGNASEAFPYYRDLFGGRLDLMTYDAMPSMEGFPFTPPPGSVAHATLEAPGITLTGGDNMGEDLPQLASEVYSFLLAFDSTEDAHTFIAKVADGGGEIAMPFEPAPWGDHYGQVRDRFGIRWDVMVDGSTG
- a CDS encoding O-acetyl-ADP-ribose deacetylase, translated to MSTPARVELRHGDITRLSVDAVVNAANSSLLGGGGVDGAIHRAGGPAILRECRELRATRFPDGLPTGHAVATGAGELPARWVIHTVGPVYGRTPDGPQRLTDCYSTCLAVADDLGARTVAFPLISAGAYGWPREDAVRTALDTLHGVSTDVRTAILVLFDAATLRLAESLVG
- a CDS encoding maleylpyruvate isomerase N-terminal domain-containing protein, which encodes MTTNPLPDTHLAVLDAATALFGRALAGGLDGDCEACPGWTRRDCANHVLGGGLRYAAYFPRLPESEIAWTRTTDHAGEKPVPALYRTSAGLRKELAGAPDADAPVPHRLAEIPVRDLLALRVVELLVHAHDLDPSTWDSPEAEELAGWCLDHAREVLELMRSFDVLAEARAVPIGADPRARLLALSGR
- the aspA gene encoding aspartate ammonia-lyase, translating into MTNTRVERDLLGEKEVPADAYFGIHTVRAVENFPIDSKTISDIPDFVRGMVMVKKAAALANLEMGVLDPDVAEAIVGACDEILRDGRCMDQFPSCVYQGGAGTSVNMNTNEVVANLALERTGHPKGAYDVISPNDDVNRSQSTNDAYPTGFRIALWHSLERLEPAIVALREACYDKSEEFREVLKMGRTQLQDAVPMSMGQEFGGFAVTLDEELHVLGAAARMLLDVNLGATAIGTGVNTPPDYRRAVVDHLRAVTGLPVTGAMNLIEATSDTGDYVNVHAALKRTASKVSKICNDLRLLSSGPRAGFNEINLPELQAGSSIMPAKVNPVIPEVVNQVCFKVIGNDVTVTMAAEAGQLQLNVMEPVIAQAMFESISLLTSAIETLTEKCVRGITANVEVARRNVMDSIGIVTYLNPVIGHHNGDLVGRECARSGRGVREVVLEMGLLSAEEVDDILSPANLLRPRYKGKSGAQVAGLPTEDLSEPT